From the genome of Euzebya sp.:
TTCGACCCGACCGGCGGCACGCCGGAGGGCGGAGGGATGGCACACGAGCTGGAGGGATGACATGGGAGAGGGACGCCTGTACAGGTTCCTGGCGGTCCTGGCGGTGCTCGCGCTGCTGGTGACCGCGTGCAGCGGTGACGGCGGCAGCGACGAGGACGCCGGCGACGAGGAGACCACGGACGCGGCGGGTGCCGCGGAGGAGGAGCCGGCGGAGGAGGAGCCCGCTGCTGGCGAGGATGAGGGGACGGAGGCGGCTGATGGGGGTGGCGGGTCCTCGGACGAGCCGATCCGCATCGGGATGTTGACGTCGTTCACGGGTCCGTTCACGCCGTGGGGGATCCAGCTGCAGGCGGGGATGCAGATGGCGGCGGAGGAGATCAACGCCGACGGCGGCGTCGATGGGCGGATGATCGAGCTGGTCGAGGCCGATGACCAGAACAACCCCGAGGAGGGGGTGACGGCGT
Proteins encoded in this window:
- a CDS encoding ABC transporter substrate-binding protein; the protein is MGEGRLYRFLAVLAVLALLVTACSGDGGSDEDAGDEETTDAAGAAEEEPAEEEPAAGEDEGTEAADGGGGSSDEPIRIGMLTSFTGPFTPWGIQLQAGMQMAAEEINADGGVDGRMIELVEADDQNNPEEGVTA